The following coding sequences lie in one bacterium genomic window:
- the purL gene encoding phosphoribosylformylglycinamidine synthase subunit PurL: protein MTRDPSFATLDAAALGDNALRAALKTHALTLTPAEARRVQELLARAPTLTELTLFDTMWSEHCSYKSSRPTLKAFLPTDASNVVVGPVEDAGVFDFGTVDGVRYGIVIAHESHNHPSQVMPVEGAATGIGGIVRDVYCMGGEVIGTLDPLRFCWPQGPGADHRLDIARQVVTGIWEYGNALGVPNLGGDVYFHPSFDDNCLVNVVAVGLVPLDHITHSAVPPQAKDEPYDLVLVGKPTDWSGMGGAAFASATLDAAAATENKGSVQVPDPFLKRVLTVANREVLGKAREAGITVGFKDLGAGGVSCVTSELADAGGCGCDVDLALVHTAGDDVPARVVACSETQERYCLAVPARFTGEVLRIYNEEFALPTLYEGACARRIGVVTDDGVYRLRHGDRILCESPVATVTCGVSYARAEAPAPPPAVTGPKAPEAPDAAIAEEWLQLLGHVNVASREHLYRHYDSEVRGCAVLRPGEADAGVVAPVPGSDLGVAVSVDGNPLLGLADPYLAGARAVTEAARNVACVGGRPAAVTDCLNFGNPEVPEVFRQFREAVRGVGDACRGLTLHARGVEPLPVVSGNVSFYNQSAKGRTAAPSPIVACVGNVSDVSHCRSMHFKQAGNRLYLVGLPNDRMQASLAREVGLAVGEDLPPGLELEAVRAEIDAVCSLHEAGLVQSAHDVSDGGLAVCVAEMALGLEGQGCLGADLAMPRPCAHLTPREFLYNERGGFVVEAKRANAGRIERILDAAGARWAALGAVTDGDVLTLRDAAGVPVCAAALDELELAWREGLTRLLATRDLPDPADRRLPAPGPDGEAFVAPALATGAAPRIAVLQLPGMNCEDESARALAAAGAAPEIFRWTRSARELAVFDGFLVPGGFSYQDRVRAGAVAAKDPLIAALLDAAAAGKPILGICNGCQVLIEAGLVPGREPGRLEVALAPNRYPGRRGYFTRWIVLERAEGTRSRFLSGLPVSLPLPIAHAEGRFTHEDPDHFGVLAAEGLLALRYAGTDADGRGPANPNGSLLAAAALTNPAGNVLAMMPHPERAAWLFQVPEDLNHPWGRRRRAATGDGATLRGDGPGMALLRRLVELC from the coding sequence ATGACCCGCGATCCCTCCTTCGCGACCCTCGACGCCGCTGCCTTGGGCGACAACGCGTTGCGCGCCGCGCTCAAGACCCACGCGCTGACCCTCACGCCGGCCGAGGCGCGCCGCGTCCAGGAGCTGCTCGCGAGAGCCCCGACGCTCACCGAACTGACCCTCTTCGACACCATGTGGAGCGAGCACTGCTCCTACAAGAGCAGCCGTCCCACCCTGAAGGCGTTCCTGCCCACGGACGCGAGCAACGTCGTCGTGGGACCGGTGGAGGACGCGGGCGTCTTCGATTTTGGCACCGTGGACGGCGTGCGCTACGGCATCGTCATCGCCCACGAGAGCCACAACCATCCCAGTCAGGTGATGCCGGTCGAAGGCGCGGCAACGGGCATAGGCGGCATCGTGCGTGACGTCTACTGCATGGGCGGCGAGGTGATCGGCACCCTCGACCCTCTCAGGTTCTGCTGGCCGCAGGGTCCCGGCGCCGACCACCGCCTGGACATCGCCCGCCAGGTGGTCACGGGCATCTGGGAGTACGGCAATGCGCTCGGCGTGCCCAACCTGGGCGGCGACGTCTACTTCCACCCTTCCTTCGACGACAATTGCCTGGTCAACGTCGTGGCCGTCGGGCTGGTGCCCCTGGATCACATCACCCACTCGGCCGTGCCGCCGCAGGCCAAGGACGAGCCGTACGACCTGGTGCTCGTGGGCAAACCCACCGACTGGAGCGGCATGGGCGGGGCGGCCTTCGCCTCGGCCACCCTTGACGCCGCGGCCGCCACCGAGAACAAGGGCAGCGTCCAGGTGCCAGATCCGTTCCTGAAGCGCGTGCTGACCGTGGCGAACCGGGAAGTCCTGGGCAAGGCGCGCGAGGCCGGTATCACCGTGGGCTTCAAGGATCTCGGCGCGGGCGGCGTGAGCTGCGTCACCAGCGAGCTGGCCGACGCCGGCGGCTGCGGCTGCGATGTGGATCTCGCCCTGGTGCACACCGCGGGGGACGACGTGCCGGCGCGGGTCGTCGCCTGCTCCGAGACCCAGGAGCGGTACTGCCTGGCCGTGCCCGCGCGCTTCACCGGCGAGGTGCTGCGCATCTACAACGAGGAGTTCGCGCTGCCGACCCTGTACGAGGGCGCCTGCGCCCGCCGGATCGGTGTCGTGACCGACGACGGCGTCTACCGCCTGCGCCACGGCGACCGTATCCTGTGCGAATCGCCCGTCGCGACCGTGACCTGCGGCGTGAGCTACGCCCGCGCGGAGGCGCCCGCCCCGCCGCCCGCGGTCACGGGACCGAAAGCGCCGGAGGCGCCCGACGCGGCGATCGCCGAGGAGTGGCTGCAGCTGCTGGGGCACGTGAACGTCGCCTCGCGAGAGCACCTCTACCGCCACTACGATTCCGAGGTGCGGGGCTGCGCCGTCCTGAGACCGGGCGAGGCCGACGCCGGCGTGGTGGCGCCGGTCCCCGGCAGCGACCTGGGCGTGGCGGTCAGCGTCGACGGCAACCCCCTGCTGGGCCTGGCGGACCCCTATCTGGCGGGGGCGCGCGCCGTGACCGAGGCCGCCCGCAACGTGGCGTGCGTGGGGGGACGCCCCGCGGCGGTGACCGACTGTCTCAACTTCGGCAATCCGGAGGTGCCGGAGGTCTTCCGTCAGTTCCGCGAGGCGGTGCGCGGTGTCGGCGACGCCTGTCGCGGCCTCACCCTGCACGCCCGCGGCGTCGAGCCGCTGCCCGTGGTGTCCGGCAACGTCTCCTTCTACAACCAGAGCGCCAAGGGCAGGACCGCGGCGCCGTCGCCGATCGTGGCCTGCGTGGGCAACGTGTCCGACGTCTCGCACTGCCGCAGCATGCACTTCAAGCAGGCCGGCAACCGTCTATACCTGGTGGGGCTGCCCAACGACCGGATGCAGGCCTCGTTGGCCCGCGAGGTCGGTCTGGCCGTCGGCGAGGACCTCCCGCCGGGCCTCGAACTGGAGGCGGTCCGTGCGGAGATCGACGCCGTCTGCTCTCTCCACGAGGCGGGACTGGTCCAGTCGGCGCACGACGTCAGCGACGGCGGGTTGGCGGTCTGCGTGGCCGAGATGGCCCTCGGGCTGGAGGGACAGGGCTGTCTCGGCGCTGACCTCGCCATGCCGCGTCCCTGTGCCCACCTGACGCCGCGCGAATTCCTCTACAACGAGCGCGGCGGCTTCGTGGTGGAGGCGAAGCGCGCCAACGCCGGACGGATCGAGCGCATCCTCGACGCCGCCGGCGCGCGCTGGGCGGCGCTGGGCGCGGTGACCGATGGAGACGTCTTGACCCTGCGCGACGCTGCGGGCGTTCCCGTCTGTGCCGCGGCCCTGGACGAACTGGAGCTCGCCTGGCGCGAGGGGTTGACGCGTCTGCTGGCCACGCGCGACCTGCCGGACCCCGCCGACCGCCGCCTGCCCGCTCCCGGCCCGGACGGGGAGGCGTTCGTGGCCCCGGCGCTCGCGACCGGCGCTGCGCCCAGGATCGCCGTGCTGCAGCTCCCCGGCATGAATTGCGAGGACGAGTCCGCACGGGCGCTCGCCGCTGCCGGGGCTGCGCCAGAGATCTTCCGCTGGACCCGCTCCGCGCGGGAACTCGCGGTCTTCGACGGTTTTCTCGTGCCTGGCGGTTTCTCCTACCAGGATCGCGTCCGCGCGGGCGCCGTGGCGGCCAAGGATCCCCTCATCGCGGCGCTGCTGGACGCCGCGGCGGCCGGCAAGCCCATCCTGGGCATCTGCAACGGCTGCCAGGTCCTGATCGAAGCGGGACTCGTGCCGGGCCGCGAACCAGGCCGTCTGGAGGTGGCGTTGGCGCCCAACCGATACCCGGGCCGGCGCGGCTATTTCACCCGCTGGATCGTGCTGGAGAGAGCCGAGGGGACGCGCAGCCGCTTCCTGAGCGGCCTGCCCGTCTCGTTGCCGTTGCCCATCGCGCACGCCGAGGGGCGCTTCACGCACGAGGATCCGGACCATTTCGGCGTCCTGGCCGCCGAGGGTCTGCTGGCTTTGCGTTACGCGGGCACCGATGCCGACGGCCGCGGGCCGGCCAATCCCAACGGATCGCTGCTGGCGGCGGCCGCCCTGACCAACCCTGCCGGCAACGTGCTCGCCATGATGCCCCATCCCGAACGCGCGGCCTGGCTTTTCCAGGTTCCCGAGGATCTGAACCATCCCTGGGGACGCCGGCGGCGGGCGGCGACGGGCGACGGCGCGACCTTGCGGGGTGACGGACCGGGCATGGCCCTGCTGCGCAGGCTGGTGGAACTCTGCTGA
- a CDS encoding amidophosphoribosyltransferase: MAAEGHHWRDECGVVGIAGCPGAGELSVLALHALQHRGQESAGVSVSDGHAVSTYRRMGLVADIFTEDVVKKLGGTFSIGHVRYSTTGTSRVENAQPMQVTCHRGAVAVAHNGNLVNAHVLRRGMELEGSIFGTTCDTEVFLHLIARSRTGTFEDAVSGALQQVEGAYSLLVLTRDKLIAVRDPLGFRPLCLGRFKDSYLVASESCAFDIIGGAYLRDVEPGEMVILDGNGLVSRRLAPKGRITQCVFEHIYFSRPDSTVFGESVDEIRRRCGAVLGQESPVDADFVCSVPDSSNTATLGYAQQTGLPFELGLIRNHYVGRTFISPAQKVRDMSVRIKFNPVQRILTGKRVVLVDDSIVRGTTMRKLVKLIRAAGAAEVHLRIASPPITHPCYYGIDTPVRNELIASSHSVDEIATYLRVDSLAYLSIEGLLKATGKPGHYCSACFDGRYPVPFESDFTKEIMGRSADTPEVGSPGGR; the protein is encoded by the coding sequence ATGGCCGCGGAAGGACATCACTGGCGTGACGAATGCGGCGTGGTCGGCATCGCCGGCTGTCCTGGCGCCGGCGAGCTGTCCGTCCTGGCCCTGCATGCTCTCCAGCATCGTGGACAGGAGAGCGCCGGCGTCTCCGTCTCCGACGGGCACGCCGTATCCACCTACCGCCGCATGGGACTGGTAGCCGACATCTTCACCGAAGACGTGGTCAAGAAGCTCGGCGGCACCTTCAGCATCGGGCACGTGCGCTATTCCACGACGGGCACGTCCCGGGTGGAGAACGCGCAGCCGATGCAGGTCACCTGCCACCGCGGCGCCGTCGCGGTGGCCCACAACGGGAATCTCGTCAACGCCCACGTGCTGCGCCGGGGGATGGAGCTCGAGGGCTCGATCTTCGGCACCACCTGCGACACCGAGGTCTTCCTGCACCTGATCGCCCGCAGCCGCACCGGGACCTTCGAGGATGCGGTGTCCGGAGCCTTGCAGCAGGTGGAAGGCGCGTACAGCCTGCTCGTGCTTACGCGCGACAAGTTGATCGCGGTACGCGATCCACTGGGTTTCCGCCCCCTTTGCCTGGGACGGTTCAAGGACAGCTACCTGGTCGCCTCGGAGAGCTGCGCGTTCGACATCATCGGCGGCGCGTACCTGCGGGACGTCGAGCCCGGCGAGATGGTCATCCTGGACGGGAATGGCCTCGTCAGCCGGCGCCTGGCCCCCAAGGGCCGCATCACCCAGTGCGTCTTCGAACACATCTACTTCTCGCGTCCCGACAGCACCGTCTTCGGCGAGAGCGTCGACGAGATCCGCCGCCGCTGCGGCGCGGTCCTGGGCCAGGAAAGCCCGGTCGACGCCGACTTCGTCTGCTCGGTGCCCGACTCGAGCAACACGGCGACCCTCGGCTACGCCCAGCAGACGGGTCTGCCCTTCGAGCTCGGATTGATCCGCAACCACTACGTGGGCCGAACCTTCATATCGCCAGCCCAGAAGGTCCGGGACATGTCTGTGCGCATCAAGTTCAATCCCGTCCAGAGGATCCTGACGGGGAAGCGCGTCGTCCTGGTCGACGACTCGATCGTGCGCGGCACCACCATGCGCAAGCTGGTCAAGCTGATCCGCGCCGCGGGCGCGGCCGAGGTGCATCTGCGCATCGCGTCGCCCCCGATCACGCATCCCTGTTATTACGGGATCGACACGCCCGTGCGCAACGAGCTGATCGCGTCCAGCCATTCGGTCGACGAGATCGCCACCTATCTGCGTGTCGATTCCCTCGCATATCTGTCCATCGAGGGCCTCCTGAAGGCGACCGGCAAGCCCGGGCATTACTGCTCGGCCTGCTTCGACGGCCGGTACCCCGTGCCTTTCGAATCGGACTTCACCAAGGAGATCATGGGCCGGAGCGCGGATACCCCGGAAGTGGGCTCTCCGGGTGGGCGGTAG
- a CDS encoding adenylosuccinate lyase, whose translation MIPRYETPEMRAIWSLRRKLEIWQEIEILVCEVRAERGDIPAEAARVIREKAAFDTDRVLEIEQTVHHDVIAFLTDLGENIGPESRYVHEGMTSSDLGDTAFALQMCEAGEVLHGALRQLLDVLKTRALEHQHTPMVGRSHGIHAEPTTFGLKLLVYWAALRRGLRRLEAALDDVKVGQISGAVGTMAHLDPEIETETMRRLGLEAAPVATQVLQRDRHASFLTSLALIGATLEQMAVEIRNLQRTDVHEVEEPFAKGQKGSSAMPHKKNPIISERITGMARVLRGYALTAMENVALWHERDISHSSAERIIFPDACHLLHYMLGKMSWLIEGLVVFPERMLENMARVRGMVFSQTVLLALVGAGASREDAYAAVQRCAMRVWDEDIDFRDSLRADAWVTGTLGEDGLSRCFDLAHHQRNLDRIFTRTLAPERA comes from the coding sequence TTGATACCCCGTTACGAAACCCCCGAGATGCGGGCCATCTGGTCGCTCCGCCGCAAGCTCGAGATCTGGCAGGAAATCGAGATCCTCGTCTGCGAGGTGCGGGCCGAGCGCGGGGATATCCCCGCCGAGGCCGCCCGCGTGATCCGCGAGAAGGCGGCCTTCGATACCGACAGGGTGCTGGAGATCGAGCAGACCGTCCATCACGACGTCATCGCGTTCTTGACCGACCTGGGCGAGAACATCGGGCCCGAATCCCGCTACGTGCACGAGGGCATGACCAGCAGCGACCTGGGCGACACCGCCTTCGCGCTGCAGATGTGCGAGGCGGGCGAAGTGCTGCACGGCGCCTTGCGGCAGCTCCTGGACGTTCTGAAGACCCGCGCGCTCGAGCATCAGCACACGCCCATGGTGGGACGCAGCCACGGCATCCACGCCGAACCGACGACCTTCGGACTGAAGCTGCTGGTCTACTGGGCCGCCCTGCGGCGCGGCCTGCGCCGTCTGGAGGCGGCGCTCGATGACGTGAAGGTCGGACAGATCTCCGGTGCGGTCGGCACCATGGCCCACTTGGATCCCGAGATCGAGACGGAGACCATGCGCCGGCTCGGCCTGGAGGCGGCGCCGGTGGCGACGCAGGTGCTGCAGCGCGACCGTCACGCGTCGTTCTTGACCAGCCTGGCCCTGATCGGCGCCACCCTGGAGCAGATGGCGGTGGAGATCCGCAACCTGCAACGGACCGACGTCCACGAGGTCGAGGAGCCCTTCGCCAAGGGGCAGAAGGGCAGCTCGGCGATGCCCCACAAGAAGAACCCCATCATTTCCGAGCGGATCACCGGCATGGCCCGCGTGCTGCGCGGCTATGCCCTCACGGCCATGGAGAACGTCGCCCTGTGGCACGAGCGCGACATCAGCCACAGTAGCGCCGAACGCATCATCTTCCCCGACGCATGCCACCTGCTGCACTACATGCTGGGCAAGATGAGCTGGCTGATCGAGGGTCTCGTGGTCTTTCCCGAGCGCATGCTGGAGAACATGGCCCGCGTGCGCGGGATGGTCTTCTCCCAGACTGTGCTGCTGGCCCTTGTCGGTGCGGGCGCCTCCCGCGAGGACGCCTACGCGGCGGTGCAGCGCTGCGCCATGCGCGTGTGGGACGAGGACATCGATTTCCGGGATAGCCTGCGCGCCGACGCATGGGTCACCGGGACCCTCGGCGAAGACGGCCTGTCTCGCTGTTTCGATCTCGCCCACCACCAACGCAACCTCGACCGGATCTTCACGCGCACCCTCGCGCCGGAGCGGGCATGA